A genomic window from Streptomyces sp. 846.5 includes:
- a CDS encoding ABC transporter ATP-binding protein, whose protein sequence is MSGLSITQLHATHGRTPVLNGLDLTVPDGTLACVLGPSGCGKSTLLRVIAGFHSASAGHLALRGRTLDDGRTPVPAERRHIGYVPQDGALFPHLTVAANIGFGLPRNARRERVTEMLDLVGLDGLADRHPHQLSGGQQQRVALARALAPRPELLLLDEPFAALDAALRTELRAEVAATLRRAGATAILVTHDQDEALSFADTIAVMRHGRIAQTGTPHTLYHQPADPDVARFLGEVNLLPALLRDGAAGTALGTVPLTTDTSRAGRTTVMLRPEQLRLTTTAPAATAVRAHVLHAAFRGHDHRLELAPDPHPDLPDRLVAYTDDAPPPPGTPLYLTLRGTAHPVGPVNPVEAPEPPAEPADDRSHAVQAQTR, encoded by the coding sequence GTGAGCGGTCTGTCCATCACCCAACTGCACGCGACGCACGGCCGTACCCCCGTGCTCAACGGTCTCGACCTCACCGTGCCGGACGGGACCCTGGCCTGCGTGCTCGGCCCCTCCGGCTGCGGCAAGAGCACCCTGCTGCGGGTCATCGCCGGCTTCCACTCCGCCAGCGCGGGACACCTCGCCCTCCGCGGGCGCACCCTCGACGACGGCCGAACACCGGTTCCCGCCGAGCGGCGCCACATCGGCTACGTGCCCCAGGACGGAGCGCTGTTCCCGCACCTCACCGTGGCCGCCAACATCGGCTTCGGCCTGCCGCGCAACGCCCGCCGCGAACGCGTCACCGAGATGCTCGACCTCGTCGGGCTCGACGGCCTGGCCGACCGCCACCCGCACCAGCTCTCCGGCGGCCAGCAGCAACGCGTCGCCCTGGCCCGGGCGTTGGCCCCGCGCCCCGAACTCCTGCTCCTGGACGAGCCCTTCGCGGCCCTGGACGCGGCGCTGCGGACCGAGCTGCGCGCGGAGGTGGCCGCCACGCTGCGACGGGCGGGCGCCACCGCGATCCTGGTCACCCACGACCAGGACGAGGCCCTCTCCTTCGCCGACACCATCGCCGTCATGCGCCACGGCCGCATCGCCCAGACCGGCACCCCGCACACCCTCTACCACCAGCCCGCCGACCCCGACGTCGCCCGGTTCCTCGGCGAGGTCAACCTGCTGCCCGCGCTCCTGCGCGACGGCGCCGCCGGCACCGCCCTCGGCACCGTGCCCCTCACCACCGACACCTCCCGCGCCGGACGTACCACCGTCATGCTCCGCCCCGAGCAACTGCGGCTGACCACCACCGCACCCGCAGCCACGGCCGTGCGGGCACACGTCCTGCACGCCGCCTTCCGCGGCCACGACCACCGCCTCGAACTCGCCCCGGACCCCCACCCGGACCTCCCCGACCGCCTCGTCGCCTACACCGACGACGCCCCACCCCCGCCGGGCACCCCGCTCTACCTCACCCTCCGCGGCACAGCCCATCCCGTCGGCCCGGTCAACCCCGTCGAAGCACCCGAACCCCCCGCCGAACCGGCCGACGACCGCTCACATGCCGTGCAGGCGCAGACACGCTGA
- a CDS encoding ABC transporter substrate-binding protein, which yields MSRSRPVLLLAALTALTLPLAACASSAKSTAAAAAATASGAQNAVTSADLSTVTLRVGQTGWNQVGAALQVAHLDNTPYKVKWSVFTGGNKQLQALQAGALDVASSSDIPPVFAAAATTPKWRVVAVQRTNTLLQNVVAAKGSGITSIAQLKGKKVGYVQSTTAQYFLYKLLLQSGLKWSDIQAVPLTPQDGVAALSSHSIDALASYGNSIITTQQQGATVIGSGQSILSGNFPWEASTKLVGDAAQSAALVDLLARINKAYAYVRNGHQSELAQLTAAATNEPVSEALSQIVADEKQRPSTVQPTSADQISKEQDVADAFTGLGALPGKVDVASYWSDALTARLTSALAAS from the coding sequence ATGTCCAGATCCCGTCCTGTCCTGCTGCTGGCCGCGCTCACCGCGCTCACTCTCCCGCTGGCCGCGTGCGCCTCCTCGGCCAAGTCCACCGCCGCCGCCGCCGCTGCCACGGCCTCCGGCGCGCAGAACGCGGTCACCTCCGCCGACCTGTCCACGGTGACCCTGCGGGTCGGCCAGACCGGCTGGAACCAGGTGGGGGCCGCGCTTCAGGTCGCGCATCTCGACAACACCCCCTACAAGGTGAAGTGGTCCGTCTTCACCGGCGGCAACAAGCAGCTCCAGGCGCTGCAGGCGGGCGCGCTGGACGTGGCGTCGAGCAGCGACATCCCGCCGGTCTTCGCAGCTGCCGCGACCACGCCCAAGTGGCGGGTGGTCGCGGTGCAGCGCACCAACACCCTGCTGCAGAACGTGGTCGCGGCCAAGGGCTCCGGGATCACCTCCATCGCCCAGCTGAAGGGCAAGAAGGTCGGCTATGTGCAGTCGACCACCGCGCAGTACTTCCTCTACAAGCTGCTGCTGCAGAGCGGCCTGAAGTGGTCCGACATCCAGGCGGTGCCGCTCACCCCGCAGGACGGCGTTGCCGCTCTGTCCAGCCACTCCATCGACGCGCTGGCGAGCTACGGCAACTCGATCATCACCACGCAGCAGCAGGGCGCCACCGTCATCGGCTCCGGTCAGTCCATCCTCTCCGGCAACTTTCCCTGGGAGGCGTCGACCAAGCTGGTCGGCGACGCCGCACAGTCGGCGGCCCTGGTGGACCTGCTGGCCCGGATCAACAAGGCATACGCCTATGTGCGCAACGGCCACCAGTCGGAACTGGCCCAGCTCACCGCGGCCGCCACCAACGAGCCGGTGAGCGAGGCGCTGAGCCAGATCGTCGCGGACGAGAAGCAGCGGCCCAGCACGGTGCAGCCCACCAGCGCCGACCAGATCAGCAAGGAGCAGGACGTGGCCGACGCCTTCACCGGTCTTGGCGCACTGCCCGGCAAGGTCGACGTGGCCTCCTACTGGAGCGACGCCCTCACCGCCCGGCTCACCAGCGCGCTGGCCGCGTCATGA
- a CDS encoding protein kinase, which produces MFDRLVAGRYRLTESLGSGGMATVWRARDELLERAVAVKTLSEGSWSNASAVARFTQEVHTVAGLDHPNIVTLFDAGVDEGVPFLVMELIEGTDLDSLLGFGPLPIALAVSIADQVCAALEAAHRAGVVHRDIKPANLLLTFDNTVKVVDFGIARTITSARAALTATATVIGTSTYMAPEQATGGHLDPRTDLYALGCVLYAMLTGKPPFEGEDPMAVLFQHLHQPPVPPSRFRAEIPVGLEELVLDLLAKDPDQRPADASAARDQLARADRPSSAKTLRLPAPSPVGDGPAPTGPLRWVDRLGGRRGAALVLAALAATGLTGYVLASGSPADHASARSTPPASVSPARTSPQPNSPATTASTAAPSASPSPDAVQTGQGTFDALQLAVTEAQNAGELAPDAAQDVRNRLGNLARQLAKGRAGNSAHEIADLRHRLSDLQKGGQLSDAGAQRIGSALDALAAILPA; this is translated from the coding sequence ATGTTCGATCGCTTAGTGGCCGGACGCTACCGGCTGACCGAGTCCCTGGGCAGCGGGGGCATGGCCACGGTCTGGCGGGCCCGCGACGAGCTGCTGGAGCGCGCGGTGGCCGTCAAGACGCTGTCGGAGGGCTCCTGGAGCAACGCCTCCGCCGTGGCGCGGTTCACGCAGGAGGTACACACCGTCGCGGGCCTCGACCATCCGAACATCGTCACCCTCTTCGACGCCGGGGTGGACGAAGGCGTGCCGTTCCTGGTCATGGAGTTGATCGAGGGCACCGACCTGGACTCGCTGCTCGGCTTCGGCCCCCTCCCGATCGCACTCGCCGTCTCGATCGCCGACCAGGTCTGCGCGGCACTGGAGGCCGCGCACCGGGCCGGGGTGGTGCACCGCGACATCAAGCCCGCCAACCTGCTGCTGACCTTCGACAACACCGTGAAGGTCGTCGACTTCGGCATCGCCCGGACGATCACCTCGGCGCGCGCCGCACTCACCGCCACCGCCACCGTGATCGGCACCAGCACCTACATGGCCCCCGAACAGGCCACCGGCGGCCACCTCGACCCGCGCACCGACCTGTACGCGCTCGGATGCGTCCTGTACGCCATGCTCACCGGGAAGCCCCCGTTCGAGGGCGAGGACCCGATGGCCGTCCTCTTCCAGCACCTGCACCAACCGCCGGTGCCGCCCAGCCGGTTCCGTGCTGAGATTCCGGTCGGTCTGGAGGAGCTGGTACTCGACCTGCTGGCCAAGGACCCCGACCAGCGTCCCGCCGACGCGAGCGCGGCCCGCGACCAACTCGCGCGCGCCGACCGGCCGTCCTCGGCGAAAACCCTCCGGCTGCCCGCCCCGTCGCCGGTCGGCGACGGCCCGGCGCCCACCGGCCCGCTGCGGTGGGTCGACCGCCTGGGCGGGCGGCGCGGCGCCGCGCTCGTCCTGGCGGCGCTCGCCGCAACGGGTCTGACGGGGTACGTGCTCGCTTCGGGCTCGCCCGCCGACCACGCCTCGGCCCGCAGCACACCGCCCGCGAGCGTATCGCCCGCCCGTACGTCGCCGCAGCCCAACTCACCCGCGACCACCGCGAGCACGGCCGCTCCGTCAGCCTCGCCCTCGCCGGATGCCGTGCAGACCGGCCAGGGCACCTTCGACGCCTTGCAGCTCGCCGTCACCGAGGCGCAGAACGCCGGGGAGCTCGCCCCGGACGCCGCCCAGGACGTGCGCAACCGCCTCGGCAACCTCGCCCGGCAGCTCGCCAAGGGACGCGCCGGCAACTCTGCCCACGAAATCGCCGACCTGCGCCACCGCTTGAGTGACCTGCAGAAGGGCGGCCAGCTCAGCGACGCCGGCGCGCAGCGAATCGGCTCCGCACTGGACGCACTCGCGGCGATACTCCCGGCCTGA
- a CDS encoding MarR family transcriptional regulator, with the protein MEKHATEQADLGGQVRSAVGRLYRRFRSERPEGALGDVALEVLTYLHKHGPQTLTALSEQGRVSAASMSQTVNRLTSAGYAVRTRDPGDGRRVLFSATAAGDELAGAAQAQRNAWLDERLGALSAEDRTVIARAAALLSGIADS; encoded by the coding sequence ATGGAGAAGCATGCAACCGAACAGGCCGACCTCGGCGGTCAGGTGCGTTCCGCTGTCGGACGGCTCTACCGTCGCTTCCGCAGTGAGCGCCCTGAAGGTGCGCTCGGAGACGTGGCACTGGAGGTGCTCACCTACCTCCACAAACACGGACCGCAGACCCTCACCGCACTCAGCGAGCAAGGCCGGGTCTCCGCCGCCTCCATGAGCCAGACCGTCAACCGCCTCACCTCGGCCGGTTACGCCGTACGCACCCGCGACCCGGGCGACGGCCGCAGAGTACTCTTCAGCGCCACCGCTGCGGGCGACGAACTCGCCGGCGCTGCCCAGGCGCAGCGCAACGCCTGGCTCGACGAACGGCTGGGTGCGCTCAGTGCCGAGGACCGCACGGTGATCGCCCGCGCCGCAGCACTGCTCAGCGGCATCGCCGACTCCTGA
- a CDS encoding FAD-linked oxidase C-terminal domain-containing protein, translating to MTAPHRLHLPDGEFSTDPDVIAAHRLDRSGWLPKGLPAGVAFAASVADVQALLRHAQVTATPVVVRGAGTGLSGGAAATDGSLVLDLSRMNRIREISAEDQLAVAEPGVITADLDRAAAAQRLRYAPDPASAAISTIGGNIATNAGGLRCAKYGVTRDSVLGLDVVLADGELISTGRRTVKGVAGYDLTSLFVGSEGTLGVVVAATLKLRPLPAATATLAAYFDDITSAAAAVTAITAAGLQPAVAELLDTATLAAIEEAFGPAGNDGSAGGAGAAAGAFLLVQTDGSAAEAEAEQIHEVLLRHATTVSRAEGAAEAERLLEVRRRALPALERRGRVLIEDVAVPRTRLAEAVAEIQEISRTFAVPVFTMAHAADGNLHPIIVVDRDRELDEEVWAAADAIFTMALRLGGTLTGEHGIGVLKRRWLVDELGERNLALQRQLRSVFDPEGILNPGKAV from the coding sequence ATGACCGCGCCGCACCGGCTGCACCTGCCGGACGGCGAGTTCAGCACCGACCCGGACGTCATCGCCGCCCACCGGCTCGACCGCTCCGGCTGGCTGCCCAAGGGCCTGCCCGCCGGGGTGGCCTTCGCCGCCTCGGTGGCCGACGTTCAGGCGCTGCTGCGGCACGCCCAGGTCACCGCGACGCCGGTGGTGGTCCGCGGGGCGGGCACCGGGCTCTCCGGCGGCGCGGCGGCGACCGACGGCAGCCTCGTGCTCGACCTGTCCCGGATGAACCGGATCAGGGAGATCTCCGCCGAGGACCAACTCGCCGTCGCCGAGCCGGGGGTGATCACAGCCGACCTCGACCGGGCAGCGGCGGCCCAGCGCCTGCGCTACGCCCCCGACCCGGCCAGCGCGGCCATCTCCACCATCGGCGGCAACATCGCCACCAACGCCGGGGGGCTGCGCTGCGCCAAGTACGGGGTCACCCGCGACTCGGTGCTCGGCCTGGACGTCGTCCTCGCCGACGGCGAGCTGATCAGTACCGGCCGACGCACCGTCAAGGGCGTTGCCGGCTACGACCTCACCAGTCTGTTCGTCGGTTCGGAAGGGACGCTCGGCGTGGTCGTCGCGGCGACGCTGAAGCTCCGGCCGCTGCCGGCGGCCACCGCGACCCTTGCCGCCTACTTCGATGACATCACGTCAGCAGCCGCTGCTGTCACGGCGATCACGGCGGCGGGACTGCAGCCCGCCGTCGCCGAACTGCTGGACACGGCGACCCTGGCCGCGATCGAGGAGGCATTCGGCCCGGCCGGGAACGACGGGAGCGCGGGCGGCGCCGGAGCCGCTGCTGGGGCGTTCCTGCTGGTCCAGACCGACGGGTCGGCTGCCGAGGCCGAGGCGGAGCAGATCCACGAGGTGCTGCTGCGCCATGCCACGACGGTCTCGCGGGCCGAGGGAGCGGCCGAGGCCGAACGGCTGCTGGAGGTCCGCCGCCGGGCCCTGCCGGCCCTGGAGCGGCGCGGACGGGTGCTGATCGAGGATGTCGCCGTGCCGCGCACCCGACTGGCCGAGGCCGTCGCGGAGATCCAGGAGATCTCGCGCACCTTCGCGGTACCGGTCTTCACCATGGCGCACGCGGCCGACGGCAACCTGCACCCCATCATCGTGGTCGACCGGGACCGCGAGCTGGACGAGGAGGTCTGGGCGGCCGCCGACGCGATCTTCACCATGGCGCTGCGCCTCGGTGGCACGCTGACCGGGGAACACGGCATCGGGGTGCTCAAACGGAGGTGGCTGGTGGACGAGTTGGGCGAGCGGAACCTTGCCCTGCAGCGCCAACTGCGTTCGGTGTTCGACCCCGAGGGGATCCTCAACCCGGGGAAGGCCGTGTAG
- a CDS encoding YbhB/YbcL family Raf kinase inhibitor-like protein: MPANPLGVALRNRRAGHHTLAWARPDLQAPENFTLTNPAFDHGAPIPEKHRGRLFGANISPALNWTQPPPGTVELLLIVQDPDVPVGKPATHALTLGIDPSLNGIPENALANPSPIPSLRHGKGPLGRRGWAGPMPIRSHGPHSYVFQLFALDQAPGLPAGFALDEVITAIAGHAIGRARLDGTYEIR, encoded by the coding sequence ATGCCCGCGAATCCCCTCGGCGTCGCCCTGCGCAACCGGCGCGCCGGTCACCACACCCTCGCCTGGGCCCGTCCCGACCTCCAGGCCCCGGAGAACTTCACCCTGACCAACCCCGCCTTCGACCACGGGGCGCCGATTCCGGAAAAGCACCGCGGCAGGCTGTTCGGTGCGAACATCTCCCCCGCCCTCAACTGGACACAGCCGCCGCCCGGCACCGTCGAGCTCCTGCTCATCGTGCAGGATCCGGACGTCCCGGTCGGGAAGCCGGCCACCCATGCGCTCACGCTGGGCATCGATCCCTCGCTGAACGGCATCCCGGAGAACGCCCTCGCCAACCCCAGCCCGATCCCGAGCCTCCGACATGGAAAGGGCCCACTCGGCCGCCGCGGCTGGGCCGGCCCCATGCCGATCCGATCACACGGCCCCCACAGCTACGTCTTCCAACTCTTCGCCCTCGACCAGGCCCCCGGCCTCCCGGCCGGCTTCGCCCTCGACGAGGTGATCACTGCCATCGCAGGCCATGCCATCGGCCGTGCCCGGCTGGACGGAACATACGAAATCCGCTAA
- a CDS encoding LysR substrate-binding domain-containing protein → MATVLDIAALRTLTSIADCGGFHRAAEAIGMSQSAVSQHVRRLERSVGGPLVERDGRAMRFTPLGETLLAEARKILASHDEALVRLGLGEREAGTIVVGSTEHAADRILPAITGALRARYPEHGVRFRLDRSRRLNEALDRGSIDVAVFMGDPGKRESEPAGFLPLSWFAAPDWRMPAGGAPIPVVVIDSPCTIRRRALGTLAEHGLAASVVVEAAYLAGVVNAIRGGLGVGLLADVGSPPEGLERRPDLPEVTPERLHLRTRSGAPPQLAEATTRAVRGLLADSGFRPV, encoded by the coding sequence ATGGCCACCGTCCTGGACATCGCCGCACTGCGCACCCTCACCTCGATAGCCGACTGTGGTGGGTTCCACCGGGCGGCTGAGGCGATCGGGATGTCGCAGTCCGCGGTGAGCCAGCATGTGCGCCGGCTGGAGCGGAGCGTGGGTGGCCCGCTGGTCGAGCGTGACGGGCGGGCCATGCGGTTCACCCCGCTCGGCGAGACGCTGCTCGCGGAAGCCCGCAAGATCCTCGCCTCGCACGACGAGGCCCTGGTCCGTCTCGGCCTGGGCGAGCGCGAGGCGGGGACCATCGTCGTCGGTTCGACCGAGCATGCCGCCGACCGCATCCTGCCCGCGATCACCGGGGCCCTGCGGGCGCGCTACCCGGAGCACGGGGTGCGGTTCCGGCTGGACCGCAGCAGACGGCTCAACGAGGCCCTCGACCGGGGCAGCATCGATGTGGCCGTCTTCATGGGCGACCCCGGGAAACGGGAGAGCGAGCCCGCCGGGTTCCTTCCGCTGTCCTGGTTCGCGGCTCCGGACTGGCGGATGCCGGCGGGCGGGGCACCGATACCGGTGGTCGTCATCGACAGCCCCTGCACGATCCGCCGCCGCGCGCTGGGCACGCTGGCCGAGCACGGACTCGCGGCGAGCGTCGTGGTCGAGGCCGCGTATCTGGCCGGGGTGGTGAACGCGATCCGCGGGGGCCTCGGGGTGGGGCTGCTCGCCGATGTCGGCTCACCGCCCGAGGGCCTGGAACGCCGACCGGACCTGCCGGAGGTGACCCCGGAGCGGCTGCACCTGCGCACCCGGTCCGGGGCCCCGCCGCAGCTGGCGGAGGCCACGACCCGGGCGGTCCGGGGCCTGCTCGCCGACAGCGGGTTCCGGCCCGTCTGA
- a CDS encoding acyl-CoA dehydrogenase family protein, translating to MSTTATGRRLPVPALDRLDQVTAALAATAGEYDRSGAFPHAAIQVVHDAGLLTAGVDPRFGGTGVNSTELATILLALGKGDPSVALITAMTLLPHAFQQRQPWPEELYARVLAESAERPTLLNNARVEPDLGSPARGGLPATLARRTGSGWSVSGRKRFVTGAEGLSYFLVWAATDEETPRVGTFVVPGRSPGIEILPTWQQLGLRASGSHDVAFTEVEIPEENVLGITEYGAKAEQDNLAGGGVHVLVSALYLGVARAAQEYVHTFAHERVPSNLGRPLATTDRFKQTAGEIETLLSTAEQLVFGVADRLDRGLAVPGTEALAAKVVAVRHVTTAVQTGLRLLGNPGLAQANPLERHFRDIQSAGVHAPQEDTSLLTIGAAVLAAAAPGA from the coding sequence ATGAGTACGACCGCGACCGGCCGGCGGCTGCCCGTACCGGCACTGGACCGCCTGGACCAGGTGACGGCCGCCCTTGCGGCCACCGCCGGCGAGTACGACCGCAGCGGGGCCTTCCCGCACGCCGCGATCCAGGTCGTCCACGACGCCGGGCTGCTCACCGCCGGGGTCGATCCGCGGTTCGGCGGCACGGGAGTGAACTCCACCGAACTCGCGACGATCCTGCTGGCTCTCGGCAAGGGCGATCCGTCCGTCGCGCTGATCACCGCGATGACGCTGCTGCCGCACGCCTTCCAGCAGCGGCAGCCGTGGCCCGAGGAGCTCTACGCCCGGGTGCTCGCCGAGTCGGCCGAGCGTCCCACCCTGCTGAACAACGCGCGGGTGGAGCCGGATCTCGGCTCCCCGGCCCGCGGCGGGCTCCCCGCGACGCTGGCGCGGCGGACCGGGAGCGGATGGTCCGTCAGCGGGCGCAAGCGCTTTGTCACCGGCGCCGAGGGGCTCAGCTACTTCCTGGTGTGGGCGGCCACCGACGAGGAGACTCCCCGGGTCGGCACCTTCGTCGTCCCGGGCCGCTCCCCGGGCATCGAGATCCTGCCCACCTGGCAGCAGTTGGGACTGCGGGCCAGCGGCAGCCACGACGTCGCGTTCACGGAGGTGGAGATCCCGGAGGAGAACGTCCTCGGCATCACCGAGTACGGGGCCAAGGCCGAGCAGGACAACCTGGCCGGCGGCGGGGTGCACGTCCTGGTGTCCGCGCTGTACCTGGGGGTCGCCCGCGCGGCGCAGGAGTACGTGCACACCTTCGCGCACGAGCGGGTGCCCAGCAACCTGGGCCGCCCGCTGGCCACCACGGACCGGTTCAAGCAGACGGCGGGGGAGATCGAGACGCTGCTGTCGACCGCCGAGCAGCTGGTGTTCGGGGTCGCCGACCGGTTGGACCGGGGCCTGGCCGTCCCGGGGACGGAGGCGCTGGCAGCGAAGGTGGTCGCCGTCCGGCATGTCACCACCGCCGTGCAGACGGGGCTGCGGCTGCTGGGCAATCCGGGCCTAGCCCAGGCCAACCCGCTGGAACGGCACTTCCGCGACATCCAGTCGGCCGGAGTCCACGCACCGCAGGAGGACACCTCGCTGCTCACCATCGGCGCGGCCGTGCTGGCCGCCGCCGCCCCTGGCGCATGA
- a CDS encoding iron ABC transporter permease, which translates to MPPWRAPRTLPTLPLLVTVVIAVVASPLVFIVVQAGQSGWAEAQRLLGRPLIATLLWHTASLAVVVTLGAVTLGFAAAYLVERTDLPARRWWTVVLAMPLAVPEFVHGYSWVSLFPQVQGYWGAVLVMTSSLYPLVFLPVAATLRRFDASAEEVARSLGHGRWVTLWRVTVPLTRPALAGGALLVSLYLLGEYGAFAMLRYTTFATAIFTEYQLGFDAASASLLTLVLCALALFLVTLDARAGRRGRLVRQGATARPGPPIALGRWKAPALVGVTALTATALGVPLFALGYWLLRGSSTTLPPASILGAATTTLGYALTAAAVATAAAVPVALYSWRRDNRLARAAERTAYLTRALPGIAIALSIVFFAVRYAQPLYQQPPLLVGGYVILFFPLALTAVRASLAQVPPGIEEVARSLGTRPLAVLLRVTMPLIVPGLGAAAAMVALTASTELTATLLLCPTGTQTLATQFWAYTTGMAYGAAAPYAALMVALSAPAVLLLTRRTLGPHRIGDAT; encoded by the coding sequence ATGCCGCCATGGCGCGCACCCCGTACCCTTCCGACGCTTCCGCTGCTGGTCACGGTCGTGATCGCGGTAGTGGCCTCGCCGCTGGTCTTCATCGTCGTGCAGGCCGGGCAATCGGGCTGGGCCGAGGCCCAGCGCCTGCTGGGGCGGCCGCTGATCGCCACGCTGCTGTGGCACACGGCGAGTCTGGCCGTCGTCGTCACGCTCGGCGCGGTGACACTCGGATTCGCCGCCGCCTACCTGGTCGAACGCACCGACCTGCCGGCCCGCAGGTGGTGGACGGTCGTGCTGGCGATGCCGCTGGCGGTACCGGAGTTCGTCCACGGCTACTCCTGGGTCTCGCTCTTCCCCCAGGTCCAGGGGTACTGGGGCGCGGTGCTGGTGATGACCTCCTCGCTGTATCCGCTGGTGTTCCTGCCGGTGGCCGCGACACTGCGCCGGTTCGACGCCTCCGCCGAGGAGGTGGCCCGCAGCCTGGGCCACGGACGCTGGGTCACCCTGTGGCGCGTCACCGTGCCGCTGACCCGGCCCGCCCTGGCCGGCGGCGCACTGCTGGTCTCGCTCTATCTGCTGGGCGAGTACGGGGCGTTCGCCATGCTGCGCTACACCACTTTCGCCACCGCCATCTTCACCGAGTACCAGCTCGGCTTCGACGCAGCCTCAGCCTCCCTGCTGACCCTGGTGCTGTGCGCCCTCGCGCTGTTCCTGGTCACGCTCGACGCCCGCGCCGGGCGGCGGGGCCGCCTGGTACGCCAGGGCGCCACCGCACGCCCCGGCCCGCCCATCGCCCTGGGCCGCTGGAAGGCCCCGGCGCTGGTCGGCGTGACCGCGCTGACCGCCACCGCCCTCGGCGTACCGCTGTTCGCCCTGGGCTACTGGCTCCTGCGCGGCAGCTCCACCACCCTGCCGCCCGCCTCCATCCTCGGCGCCGCGACCACCACACTCGGCTACGCGCTGACCGCGGCCGCGGTCGCCACCGCCGCCGCGGTTCCGGTGGCGCTGTACTCCTGGCGGCGCGACAACCGCCTCGCCCGCGCTGCCGAACGCACCGCCTACCTGACCCGGGCGCTGCCCGGCATCGCGATCGCCCTGTCGATCGTCTTCTTCGCCGTCCGCTACGCCCAACCGCTTTACCAGCAGCCACCGTTGCTGGTGGGCGGATACGTGATCCTCTTCTTCCCGCTCGCGCTGACCGCGGTGCGCGCCTCGCTGGCCCAGGTGCCGCCCGGGATCGAGGAGGTCGCCCGCTCCCTGGGCACCCGGCCGCTGGCCGTGCTGCTGCGGGTCACCATGCCGCTGATCGTTCCCGGCCTCGGCGCCGCCGCCGCGATGGTCGCCCTGACCGCCAGCACCGAACTGACCGCCACCCTGCTGCTGTGCCCGACCGGGACGCAGACCCTGGCCACCCAGTTCTGGGCCTACACCACCGGCATGGCCTACGGCGCCGCAGCCCCCTACGCCGCCCTCATGGTCGCCCTGTCCGCACCCGCCGTCCTCCTCCTCACCCGCCGCACCCTCGGCCCCCATCGGATCGGAGACGCCACGTGA
- a CDS encoding extracellular solute-binding protein, which produces MRRTVRPVLALCAVSLSLAVAGCGSSAVPAATTAAGAQAATGGSLAGQSLTVYSGQHQQTVQVLVKDFESRTGVKVQLRSGDEAELANQIMQEGKASPADVFYAENPPALTNLEERGLLAPVDTKTLQTVSASDSSAKSDWVGVSARTAAFVFNTDKMSASSAPSSVRDLAGAAWKGKLGIAPSETDFAPIITRMIATDGQAAAKTWLEGLKANAKVYNSNEDLVAAVNRGEVAGGVIDHYYWYRLRDEQGAGKIHSALHYFTPGDPGALVDVSGAAVLSASKHQSAAQAWLAYLTSTPAQTIIATSQSYEYPLAAGVQNTKVAQPLAQVGTVASPGELGDGKQALQLLQDAGLL; this is translated from the coding sequence GTGCGTAGAACTGTACGTCCGGTCCTGGCGCTCTGCGCCGTTTCCCTCTCCCTGGCCGTGGCAGGGTGCGGCAGCTCGGCTGTGCCTGCCGCGACGACTGCCGCAGGTGCGCAGGCGGCGACCGGCGGCTCGCTCGCCGGTCAGTCGCTGACGGTGTACTCCGGGCAGCACCAGCAGACCGTGCAGGTGCTGGTGAAGGACTTCGAATCGCGCACCGGGGTGAAGGTCCAGCTCCGTTCCGGCGACGAGGCGGAGCTGGCCAACCAGATCATGCAGGAGGGAAAGGCGTCACCTGCGGACGTGTTCTACGCGGAGAACCCGCCGGCGCTGACCAATCTGGAGGAGCGCGGCCTGCTCGCCCCGGTCGACACCAAGACCCTGCAGACGGTGTCCGCGAGCGACAGCTCGGCCAAGAGCGACTGGGTCGGGGTCTCCGCGCGCACGGCGGCGTTCGTGTTCAACACCGACAAGATGTCGGCCTCGTCCGCACCGTCCTCCGTCCGTGACCTGGCCGGGGCCGCCTGGAAGGGGAAGCTGGGGATCGCCCCGAGCGAGACGGACTTCGCGCCGATCATCACCCGGATGATCGCCACCGACGGGCAGGCCGCGGCCAAGACGTGGCTGGAAGGACTGAAGGCCAACGCCAAGGTCTACAACAGCAACGAGGACCTGGTGGCCGCGGTGAACCGGGGCGAGGTCGCCGGCGGGGTCATCGACCACTACTACTGGTACCGGCTGCGGGACGAGCAGGGCGCGGGCAAGATACACAGCGCGCTGCACTACTTCACCCCGGGCGACCCGGGCGCGCTGGTGGACGTCTCGGGCGCGGCCGTGCTGTCCGCCAGCAAGCACCAGTCGGCCGCCCAGGCCTGGCTCGCCTACCTGACCAGCACTCCGGCGCAGACCATCATCGCCACCTCGCAGAGCTACGAGTACCCGCTGGCCGCCGGTGTGCAGAACACCAAGGTGGCCCAACCGCTGGCCCAGGTCGGCACGGTGGCGTCGCCCGGCGAACTCGGTGACGGCAAGCAGGCGTTGCAGCTGCTGCAGGACGCCGGCCTGCTGTGA